Part of the Plutella xylostella chromosome 22, ilPluXylo3.1, whole genome shotgun sequence genome is shown below.
CCATGGCGAAGATTTCAAACTACGTTCCTTTAACAATTATCTGTATTATGGCTAAAATGATAAGTAGGTGATATAAAATTGGCCGTAAAGCACCGGCAGTGCAACAAGCAGCCAATTACCTATCGAGGAATGGGAGCCACGCGGCATCGCAcaccgcgcccgcgccgcggcCCAACAACACAATCCATCTTATCCGCAGCACTACTGGTGAACTCCATGTACAGCTGCTAGAGCCTTAGTACAACGTTATTTACTGTTTGGTAACGGATGGTAatgttaacgttaaattaCGCGTGGGTATACTATCTGTatgttagataataatatattttagtcCTAATAGTAAGCGATGCCCTATCGTTAACCATAGTATTTTTTCATAGACTAAATGTATATGCATAGTTCCAGCTGCGGTCTCTACTTTTGCTATACTGTCTTATCTGCTGCATGGTGACGACGACGAGTAATACGTTACTAAATGCTTATTACGTTTGTTAAGCGAAGATAAAAAACTATAGCAGAAAGAATAAGTTATCAGGCCTACACTTACAGTATACACATAGGTAAGCAACACATTTCTTTGATTGAAACAGGTTTCAAGAGTGAGCCTCGCTGGCTGCAATTACAATTAGTTCGTCAGTCGTCAATCAGGGTAGTCACTTGGTGGTTTATTAAAATAGCTGAGTTgtcattaaagtttttgttgtgTTAATGAGAGGAGGTGGCGGCGCGCCGGACCCGGGTTTATGGGAGCACGAGTGAGCCGGCTTGCTACGgaataaaacttaattaagtgaaatgttttaaaccattttttcctttaaatattgtaggtaACTATGGCTATATAAAGTTAACATAATAGTAACAATAATATCTTCTCTCGCATACGCATAACACATAGCAAACGACGATGACGGCTTACAAGTATGATGTCTATGTCTGTTCTGACATCGCCGTTAAAAGCTTCAGTAATTATTAGTTTTTCAAAGGCTTCATTTTCTCATCAACCTATCTTCTGTACCATTACGGGACGGTTCGCTTCCTTGGATAATCTTTTagagtattttataataattgcgGCGGTAAACGATTCAGCTGCGATCGGAACCCGCTGCGTCGCCGGCGACTGACAACAACAAGCGCAGGGACCACTGCACTAAACTGCGACTATTGAGAACTGGTTTCAAAATGTAACCTCAAGGAGTATGTTTctattaattagtaagtagtGGTTGTTGCGGAGGAGCGGCCACGGTCATCAGGGTAATTGCGCGCGCAGTGTCCCTTTCATTTAATAAGTACGTTCGCGCGCGGCGCAGCCTCAAATCTCCAtcagataataaaattaataacacgCTATAAATTACGGAGATGCTATCGATGCATTTAATCGTGTGCCAATAGTGGAGTAGATCTGTGTGTTCTGGcgtcagcggcggcggcggcggcggcggtggaagCTGTTCACAATTTCACACGGTCGTGTCAAACGTTGCCAAATATGCGAAACGTCATCGTTTGTAAAGAGCaccatatattttatgattatccCAATAGATTTTTGTAGGTTTTATAATTACTTTGTTGCTGCAACAAGAATCGCGAGAGGTAAGAAAATAATGAGAAGTAGCAGTGTCTattttgtatacttacatacagtaagtataatattctTTTAAAGTTCATTAGCATGATCCCCTGATTCACCCCTTGTAGCTTACTCCACCACTTTTACAACACCGTAGTACGAGTGTTTGTTCCATGAGCAAGTAGCAAGAACGTAAATGTACTGTACagaatattaggtactttgctgaataaattcaaaatttgcGTTTTTTAAACACTCGTCTTAGAAAGCAAAACATCAACTACCTACGTGGGCTTTACTTTCAGCAAGTGGGACTAGTTTTTTGATGAGTTGATAACAAGTTGGTGCACAAGTGTGTACAACCTGCCGCAACCACCAGTCGCTAGGATCTAGGACCTGCCTGTATCTAGACCAGAGCCAGAATTTCACTCCGGTCGGCTCAAATCCGACAACATTTAAACTTTATCTCTAATTTGGACTGGTTtcgtctttttatttttattagaataGTTTCGCCGCGATACCGGTCTCGGACTTCTACTTGAAGGCTGTTTATAGATAACAGTAAAGTGTATATTTATTGACGTCTGCGCGGAGGCCGCGGTGTCGCGACCAATCGCGGCTCGGACAGGCAAACTGTGGAGTCGGAGCTTTTTGTTGCGTGCGCGATCTCCGTGTTCAGTTTCTTTTATATCACTCGTAAGCAAAAAGTCGTTTAAAAAATTGGCGAAGAGGAACTCGGATAACTAGATAGTGGTAACAGACAATTACGATCGTCGTAAAGTGAGGCGCAAGACAAACTAATGGCCGCCAGTGGGCCGGAACTCCGCGCTCCATCGGGGACGCGCCAGCCGCTCGGCTTTTGAAATGTTCACGTTTCTTTCGACATTTACAGTTAATATAGTCATTAAATCATTATCGTAGTTAAAATGATTTATGTTTGTAATACAAATCGACCTAACCCAGGTTTAACTAATTACATTACGCAGCCGTGTGTGTGCATGTAATTGTTGGTAATTGTGTTGTCGCGACTCCACGCAGTTCGCAGTTCTGAAATGTAAAATTTTGATCGAATCAAGTATTTGGGCTCGCGATGTCTCGGCGCGTGATataccgccgccgccgccgccgcgcggaGAGCCTCGTTAGCGGACCGGCCGCCACCACCACCTACTTACATATTCAAATTATTCCTAATTCACATGTGACAATATTTTTAGAGATTTGTTTATACTCTGACTCGCAGTACAGACCTTTACagcaagtaaatataaactaCGTAAAGATTAGAAGCCTTTTTACATGAAACACCGTTTTCATCTGTTCTATAACTGTTACTTACTAAGTTTGTtagattatatttaaaaaagtatctaactatagtatacataataatgtcctAATAGGGCACAATGGCGAAGTCCGGAGGGCCTGATTCCTTCAATCAATATACCGCTCTTCGATGAggagtaaattttaaaatattctattattttttatcggATTCTTAATTTTGCTTTTGCTAAGAATATGTAGTCCGTGAGGGAACGATTTGATTTCGCAAAATGAATGTTTCTTAACCTAGCAACTAATGCGTCTACGAATAATTTTATGAGGAGACGAGCCTCTTAATGACTTGATcaatttatcttatcttttaattcgaatgtttttttttatatattaaatatattattacagaTGTTTCTCCATATTGTGACGTTTATTAgcataaatacaataacacTGGCACTTGCCCGCATGAGTCGTCAtttggttttatttaaaatagctTCCTATTTTCATAGTAGTTATAGTAcagtatacagtatacatatatgtaggAAATAGTAGAAATACTTGTCAAGCTAAAACACAAGTAGCGTTTTATCCGGCATTGACATTATAATCAGCTACACATGTCCCTCGTGTAATGAGTGCCCGGACAGTACGTTAGGGCTCCCACAAACCTGTATCGACGCAGGCTCGAGCAGATGTTTGCGCACGTCcttataaaaactaaagaTTTATACTAATATGCAGGCTCATGCATTTCCTAGCTGTGGGCGACAGTCGGCTGCAATTATACACGAGCAATGCGGGTCGACGTTTACACCTAATGGAAATACATTAAGACCGTTTGTTTATCTATCATTATCTTGATGGCTAATAAACGTATTGAGGAAATTCTTGCATCTACGTGTAAaatgctatattttttataagttgtAATTATTGTTCTTTATTAGGTATTAAAGCTACCATGATCGTGGCGGTTAGACGAGTGTTCAGCGGCAGACAACACTGGAATGTTGTATTTAGaaggtatgtacttacaatAACCTACTCAGATCTATACCGGTTGTTCcaaaagtagtaagtatataaaaagtcacgtaaccAACAACGTTTCAacagtcgtagaacaaaagttgttcaaaatgaccccctgagttgCCTCCTTTCGGCTTTTCGGCTAGTATATGATTTGTGTACTTATTCAGTGTTAAGGGGACTCCTGTTTGTATATGATATGGTATGGTATTGATATTCTCTTGAAAACAGGATTATATGAAATAGTTTCTGTGTGTAAGTGCAACATAGCATTCTAgtgaattattaaaatgagGAGACCCAGGTAAGCAATAGCTGgtattaattgttaaaatgtaaatggaAAATTGATCTTATCTGGCAGCATTATCATTGATCACCGATGGAGGCCGGTCTGCAGTTGTAGCTATAACTGATAaggtagatatttatttgcagTGCATTTGTCGCGGTCGGTTGAAATGTCGCCGCTAAGTGGGCGCGGAAATTAAGCGTGTTGTTTGTTTACTATAGAGGCACTATCGAGTTACACGTAGTACATGATGGTTATGGACCTTATATACAAacctatgtattttatgtaaagaTAGCTAagaaagttaatttaaaaacaaaattttattaattttgatgATTATTTTTCCCTGGTCTCAATGGAGGGAGGCGTTCACTTTGCTTTACGTTTGAAAACACTATTCtataattaaaaatcaaaCGAACTTACCTTACGTGAAGTTTGATGTTAATTATGTGAACTGCATCGTCCGAGAGATTACATAACATGTAGTAGTACGTCTAGTGCTTACCATTGCCACGATATTCAtagacaaaaaagaaaaaaactaaatcttGTCTATGCCCTAGTCGACCGACACTAGCGCCCCCTTCCGGAAATACTTCAATAAGTTTAGAgtcctttatttatttcactattTAGGGAGTATCCTGGTTTACCTATCTATACCTAGGATACGTGGGCTTCTAGGGTGGGTTGTAATCTCTCGGACGATGCAGTTCACATAATTAACATCAAACTTCACGTAAGGTAAGTTCGTTTgatttttaattatgtttcatGCATCGTCCTTCGAGATTACATAACATGTAGGATGTTTAGAGTTAcgtgaaataaataacaccAATAAGATTATCATATATGAGATCTTTAATTTGTACctcttattaaaaaaatacaaatataatcCTTGTGTTAAATCTCTAACAAACATACCCTTATAacattacatatatttttacccTCTTCGGATTTAACATAAAAGTAAGAAAGCCTGGTATAATACTTATGTTATATCTCTTCTACTTtcagaaattataatataaaacatacttatgAACACACTGTTCTAGCAAATAGATTACTATAATTATTcaaaaatacaagtaataaaacatggtatataatacttaagttgtatCTTTAACAAAcctacttttataaattataacataaaaaaacatacttttatGGAACATACTTATGAACACACTGTTCTAGCAAATAGATTACTATCATTATTTAAGTCTACAACATTTCTGTTATAAAATCTAGCGAACACTTGTGAAGATTGACTCCATCCGGCAGTCTTCCGGATCAGGTCAATGTTTAATCCTAACCTCTTAGCCTTAGATGTAGATGCATGTCTGGTACTATGTGAAGTAAATATACTAACATCTATGCCAGCATTCTGTAATGATAACTTAATCCATCTACTAAGCGTCTGGGTGCCTACCACAGAATGAGGTTTCCTGAAACCTAAAAACAACCTTTCTTCTTCTGACCTtaaatttttagtttttgacatataacatattaaagtttttgcaGGACATATCTCAGGTTTTTCTACAAAGAAAGGCAGAGTTAAGAGTGGTTGGTGACTATTTGGTCTagatgttttaattaagtcTGGAacctttattaatattttatcacttaaaattttaatatttgtacatttaatCAAACTGAACGTCTGTACTCTGTGTGCCGTTACTAGAGCAAGTAATGTGATGAGTTTCTTAGAAAGTATCTCAAGAGTTAACTTATCATTTGGATATAAGCTACTGAGATAGTCTAATACTGGGTCTGGGTCCCAAGTTAGATCGTACTTTGGGAGAGGGGGTCTGCTTCTGAAAACTCCTTTGAAAAAACGTTTTAAATCTAAGTTATTTCCAATGTCAGAACCCACCAGAAAAGATATAGCTGAGCGGTATGTATTTAGCGAACTATAATTACAGCCTTGTTGATATAGCTTAGTAAGAAATGCAATAACGTTAGCTATAGATGGCTGATAACAATCAAAATTGCAGGATTTACAAAAAATGAACCATTCCCTTATACAATGACTATACTGTTTATGTGTGTTCTGCGAAAGAGAAGAATATAGGATGTCAAGTGCATCAGAGGGAAATCCCCTCCTCACAAACGCCTCCCTGATAATACACCTGCAATCAGGGACAGGCTCCTGTGGAGTTGATGTTGAAGGCTGGAATGAGACAATAGGAGttttttatttggtttgaATGTTACTGTATCAGATACAAGCAGTTCTTTAAACAAGGGATACCAAGGCTGATTAGGCCAGTTAGGTACAACCACAATGCCCTCTGCCTGGTCATTAACgatttttcttaatgtttttaatattacagAGAATGGAGGAAAGGCATAAAAATATTCATCTGCCCAACTGATTGTGAATGCATCTATAGCTAAAGCATAGGGGTCGCTATGCCatgaaatatacctactgcaCTTTGAATTTATTCTATTTGCAAAAAGGTCAATGACTGGAGTGCCAAATCTCCGTTTTATTTTGCTGAAGGCATAATCTGCCAGCTCCCATTCAATATCGGTAGAGACTTTTCTAGATTCAGCATCAGCAATATAGTTTTCTTGCGAAGCAATGTATGATGCGAATACAAAAATACGTCGTTTTTCACACCAAGCCCAGATTTTTTGTGCAATATGGTTTAGATGTGGAAACTGGACACCACCCATTCTGTTGATATATGAGATTGCTGTTGTGTTATCGATGCGTAAAAGTACTTCACAATTTTGTATGTGCTTAGCAAATATCTTTAACCCAAAGTAAGCTGCTTTTAACTCTAATAAATTGATATGATTATCTAGTTCCTGTTCCGTCCATCTTCCGCTAGCTCTATCGTTACCACAGGCTGCACCCCAACCCGTTCTAGAAGAATCACTAaatatttctaatataaagtTATTCCCTCTTATAGGATGAGTTGCAGTGTCAATATTATGCAACCACCAGTAAAGGTCACCCTGAATAGATCTAGGAATATTTAACTTACTGCTATAGTTATCATTCTTCAGTAAggctaaatatttaattctttcGAAGTGTTTTGTGTGGGCCCAACCATAGGAAACTGCAGGACAAGCTGAAGTAATAAGACCAAGGAACCGTGCAAATTCTCGGATTGTACAATGTGAAGTAtgaatcatttttattatttttgcttttATCTTTAATCTCTTTTCTAAGGGTAACTCTACCCTCATTGATTGAGAGTCAATACAAAATCCTAAAAATTTACAGTATGTGCTTGGAGTTAGGTTACTTTTCTGATAGTTAATTATAAATCCTAATGACTGTAAAAGAGACTTAGTTATGTTAAGGTTCGTAAGGCAGTCTTCATATGTGTTGCCTATAAGACACAAATCATCGATATAAATAACAGACATGAAACCAAGCAAACGCAGGTATTTCATCACTGGTTTCAAAAGTTTAGTGAAGATGTATGGAGCAACATTAAGACCAAACGGCAAGACTAAAAACTCATACAAATTAGATTTCCAATTAAACCTTAAGTACTTGCGGTCCTGTGCGGCTATAGGCAGCAAAAAATAAGCGTCCTTTAAGTCTAATGTACACATGAAACAATTAGGATTTACTAATTTGATAAAAGTCCTCAAATCttctaatttaaaatgtttggtTTCAATAAATTTGTTAAGCCCCTTTAAGTTTAAGATGAACCTCTTTTCACCGTTGGACTTATCAACTAAAAAAGTTGGGGATACATATTGATTGGGTGAAGGAGAACAAATCTGCACAGCACCCTTTCCAATAAGAGACTGTATCTCAGTGTCCATGTAAACTTCATCTGATATGGAAACAATGTTGGCTTTAGAACATGATTGCTGGTGAACCGAGCATGTAAAAGGTATATGTACACCTTGTATCCAAGATAGAATAACAGGATCATTTGTAATGTTGCACCAATCTTTATAAAAGAAACGTAGTCTGCCCCCAATTACCTGTGGGTTTAGTATCTCTGTCGTGTCCGGTTGAATTGATTGCCTCGTCTCGGTGGTCCCTGCTTGAAGTTGAAACTCTGAGGCCTGTACTGCTGGTTGAACTGGTTCTGCCTGCCCACACTCGGCTTCATTTGTGGCCGTGGTGAAGCTTGAGGTGGGCCTCTGAAGTTTCCCGGCCGCTGAGGTAAAGAAATGGTCCGTGCAGGAGCAGGTCGTTGCTGATAAGCCTTCATCTCGGAAGCTGACTTGcctaaaatacacaataaaatatatataaataccttATACATAAACAGTAGTACCCaatgtgtataaataatagaagTGTTGACAAGTTTTACCTAAGTTCCTATAATTTTTCCATCTCTCGCTAAGGTTTTCACCAAAAAGGTATTCATCCCGTGGGGCATCTTTCAACCCCTCCtttgtgattttatttaaCCCATTCGTTATTAACCTCTGTCTTGATACCGTCTGTTGATGATGGAGGTCACAGAGTAGTCTGCCCGCATCACTCAGTTTTTCTATCATTGTTGGATTCTTGTCCTTCAAGGCTAGGCCCAGGGCCTGTCCCACGGCAGTTAGGGCAATACCCAACTGCTGCTGGTTGGCAGCTAGAATTCTGTCTCTCTTAAGTGCTGGATCGTTCACGGCGATCTTGACCTCTTCATTTAAGATGGGTGCCGCAAGAGCCTTGCAATTGTCCGgcaacaaatatttttctttaatttcttTCTTTAGGGTTTTTAAACCATGCGTGAGGGTGTCATTCCACCGGTTACATAGTTGGAGGTGTAGGTCCTCCCCACGCCTCATATTTGAGGGGTCCTCCCCCAACAGATTGCAAAAATCATTGTGAGGATGGTCCTCTGTAACAAAAAAGgacagtatttaaaaaaaaaaaatatgtttttagtgTTATTGCGTCTGAAAGAGCATTTACACCTGAATCCTCGCAAATAGGCTTGATCAGTAGGTGAGCCTTCAAGACTGCACTTGAACTGTCGCCTTAACTGATTAGgacagtatttaaaaaaaactatgtttttaGTGTTATTGCGTCTTAAAGAGCATTTACACCTGAATCCTCGCAAATAGGCTCTATCAGTAGGTGAGCCTTCAAGACTGCACTTGAACTGTCGCCTTAACTGATTAGTAGGCGAGTCTTTCAGACTCACTTGAACTATCATTAATTCATAACATAATAGCATGTTATGCgagtaaattaatattttttcctaaCCTCAAACTGAGCGCCACATGTGCGAGCATTTAggaaaaatttatgtatattccCCCTTCATGCTTGGGATTATGCAATCAATCACTGatatcaatatttaaatagtACCTGGGGATACGATGTCTTCATTTTCTTGTCctttatcatttatttcgtcCTCCGACGACGAGTCAAGGACGGGAAAAAACCGGCGTCGATTTTTTGGAATGGGATCTTCCTCGCTTGAAGGTGAATCAGAGCTGGGTAGTCTGCGCCTCTTCAGCCTCTCCGATCTTCTTCCCGGCATTGCTTATCAcctctttaattattttttcgcAGGAGTGAAAATTGAGCGTGTGCAATGGCGTCGCACGAAAACGTAAATTGAAGTATTTCCGGAAGGGGGCGCTAGTGTCGGTCGACTAGGGCATAGACaagatttagtttttttcttttttgtctaTGAATATCGTGGCAATGGTAAGCACTAGACGTACTACTACATGTTATGTAATCTCGAAGGACGATGCATGAAACATAATCATATTAGAGCCGTGCCAAACAGTAGGATTGATTTTATAGCAGTAAACTTTTGTTTGGATACTTTGTAAGTCACGGAGGTGACATCATTAGAGGACAATTCGGAAAATCGGCCAAATCGGGCAGTTTACGGGACGTTTGACGGACAGCCGCGGTGCGTTCCTGTTGCACCCACTCGACCTTGGAACTTAC
Proteins encoded:
- the LOC119694120 gene encoding uncharacterized protein LOC119694120 encodes the protein MPGRRSERLKRRRLPSSDSPSSEEDPIPKNRRRFFPVLDSSSEDEINDKGQENEDIVSPEDHPHNDFCNLLGEDPSNMRRGEDLHLQLCNRWNDTLTHGLKTLKKEIKEKYLLPDNCKALAAPILNEEVKIAVNDPALKRDRILAANQQQLGIALTAVGQALGLALKDKNPTMIEKLSDAGRLLCDLHHQQTVSRQRLITNGLNKITKEGLKDAPRDEYLFGENLSERWKNYRNLGKSASEMKAYQQRPAPARTISLPQRPGNFRGPPQASPRPQMKPSVGRQNQFNQQYRPQSFNFKQGPPRRGNQFNRTRQRY